Proteins encoded in a region of the Streptomyces violaceoruber genome:
- a CDS encoding GTP-binding protein: MDFKSSDTIPGPRTEDRLPHTAEAAVKIVIVGGFGVGKTTMVGSVSEIRPLTTEETMTQAGIGVDDNYGSASKTATTVAMDFGRISITDELVLYLFGTPGQERFWFLWNGLFEGALGAVVLVDTRRLEVSFDVMGRLEERGVPFVVAVNTFPDAPRYPVAELRTALDLPEEIPILDCDVRRRASSRDVLMTLMRLLHSLAMKGALT; this comes from the coding sequence ATGGACTTCAAAAGCTCTGACACGATCCCGGGCCCACGGACCGAGGACCGGCTGCCGCACACGGCCGAGGCCGCCGTGAAAATCGTCATCGTGGGCGGCTTCGGGGTCGGCAAGACCACCATGGTCGGTTCGGTCAGCGAGATCCGCCCGCTGACCACCGAGGAGACGATGACCCAGGCCGGCATCGGCGTCGACGACAACTACGGCTCCGCCTCCAAGACGGCCACCACCGTCGCCATGGACTTCGGCCGCATCAGCATCACCGACGAACTGGTGCTCTACCTCTTCGGCACGCCCGGCCAGGAGCGCTTCTGGTTCCTGTGGAACGGCCTGTTCGAGGGCGCCCTCGGCGCCGTGGTCCTGGTCGACACCCGCCGCCTGGAGGTCAGCTTCGACGTCATGGGCCGCCTGGAGGAACGCGGCGTGCCCTTCGTCGTCGCCGTCAACACCTTCCCCGACGCGCCCCGTTACCCCGTCGCGGAACTGCGCACCGCGCTCGACCTGCCCGAGGAGATCCCCATCCTCGACTGCGACGTGCGGCGCCGGGCCTCCAGCCGGGACGTCCTGATGACCCTGATGCGCCTCCTGCACTCCCTCGCCATGAAGGGCGCGCTCACCTGA
- a CDS encoding 5'-3' exonuclease — translation MLLDTASLYFRAYFGVPDSVKAPDGTPVNAVRGLLDFIDRLVKDHRPEHLVACMDADWRPHWRVELIPSYKAHRVAEERPAGPDAEEVPDTLSPQVPVIEAVLDALGIARVGVAGYEADDVIGTYTARATGPVDIVTGDRDLYQLVDDARGVRVLYPVKGVGTLNLVDEAALREKYGVDGAGYADLALLRGDPSDGLPGVPGIGEKTAAKLLAEFGDLAGIQAAVDDPKARLTPTQRKRLTEAGPYLAVAPKVVRVAADVPLPDTGTALPHGPRDAAALDALAARWGLGGSLQRLLTTLTA, via the coding sequence ATGCTTCTCGACACCGCCTCCCTCTACTTCCGCGCCTACTTCGGCGTGCCGGACTCGGTGAAGGCGCCCGACGGCACGCCGGTGAACGCCGTGCGCGGCCTGCTGGACTTCATCGACCGCCTGGTGAAGGACCACCGGCCCGAGCACCTGGTGGCGTGCATGGACGCCGACTGGCGACCGCACTGGCGGGTGGAGCTGATCCCCTCCTACAAGGCGCACCGCGTGGCCGAGGAACGGCCGGCCGGCCCCGACGCGGAGGAGGTGCCCGACACGCTGTCCCCGCAGGTGCCGGTCATCGAGGCCGTCCTCGACGCGCTCGGCATCGCCCGGGTCGGCGTGGCGGGGTACGAGGCGGACGACGTCATCGGCACCTACACCGCGCGGGCCACCGGCCCGGTCGACATCGTCACCGGGGACCGTGACCTGTACCAGCTCGTCGACGACGCCCGCGGCGTGCGCGTGCTCTACCCGGTCAAGGGGGTCGGCACGCTCAACCTCGTCGACGAGGCCGCGCTGCGCGAGAAGTACGGCGTCGACGGCGCCGGGTACGCCGATCTGGCGCTGCTGCGGGGCGACCCGAGCGACGGGCTGCCCGGGGTGCCCGGCATCGGCGAGAAGACGGCGGCCAAGCTGCTCGCCGAGTTCGGGGACCTGGCCGGGATCCAGGCCGCCGTCGACGACCCGAAGGCCAGGCTGACGCCCACGCAGCGCAAGCGGCTGACCGAGGCCGGGCCGTACCTCGCGGTCGCCCCGAAGGTCGTCAGGGTCGCGGCCGACGTGCCGCTGCCGGACACCGGCACCGCCCTGCCGCACGGCCCGCGCGACGCCGCAGCGCTGGACGCACTGGCGGCCCGCTGGGGACTGGGCGGGTCACTGCAGCGCCTGCTGACCACGCTCACCGCCTGA
- a CDS encoding RluA family pseudouridine synthase, with protein MRRRTPPPPSPLPQRDGIDAVRVRLPADGPWSTVREYLTERLSAAGAGVVDGMFDAGVFVGADGRPVAGDAPYEPGMFVWFHRELPVEVPVPFPLEIVYRDAHIVVADKPHFLATTPRGGHVTQTALARLRRELDIPALGAAHRLDRLTAGLVLFTVRPGERGAYQGLFADRRVHKVYEAVAPYDAALALPRTVRSRILKERGVLAAREVAGEPNAVTRVELLAHRPEHGLGRYRLVPGTGQTHQLRVHLNALGVPILGDPLYPEVAAPVPAGDFRRPLQLLARELGFTDPVTGREHRFRSGRSLGAWTAYEDWAAREGRAGRQ; from the coding sequence ATGAGACGCCGTACCCCTCCCCCGCCCTCGCCCCTGCCGCAGCGCGACGGCATCGACGCGGTGCGGGTGCGGCTGCCCGCGGACGGGCCGTGGTCCACGGTGCGGGAGTACCTGACGGAGCGGCTGTCGGCCGCGGGCGCCGGTGTGGTCGACGGCATGTTCGACGCCGGGGTGTTCGTCGGGGCGGACGGCCGCCCCGTGGCGGGCGACGCGCCGTACGAGCCGGGCATGTTCGTGTGGTTCCACCGCGAGCTGCCCGTCGAGGTGCCCGTCCCCTTCCCGCTGGAGATCGTGTACCGCGACGCGCACATCGTCGTCGCGGACAAGCCGCACTTCCTGGCCACCACCCCGCGCGGCGGCCACGTCACGCAGACCGCGCTGGCACGGCTGCGCCGGGAGCTGGACATCCCGGCGCTGGGTGCGGCGCACCGCCTGGACCGGCTCACGGCGGGGCTGGTCCTGTTCACCGTGCGCCCCGGGGAACGCGGCGCGTACCAGGGCCTGTTCGCCGACCGGCGGGTGCACAAGGTGTACGAGGCCGTCGCTCCGTACGACGCGGCGCTCGCCCTCCCCCGGACGGTCCGCAGCCGGATCCTGAAGGAGCGCGGGGTGCTCGCCGCCCGCGAGGTGGCCGGCGAGCCGAACGCCGTGACCCGCGTCGAACTGCTCGCCCACCGGCCGGAGCACGGGCTGGGCCGGTACCGGCTGGTGCCCGGCACCGGCCAGACGCACCAGCTGCGCGTCCACCTGAACGCGCTCGGCGTGCCGATCCTCGGCGACCCCCTCTACCCGGAGGTGGCCGCTCCCGTGCCGGCCGGTGACTTCCGGCGCCCGCTGCAACTGCTCGCGCGGGAGCTGGGGTTCACCGATCCGGTCACGGGGCGCGAGCACCGCTTCCGCAGCGGCCGGTCCCTCGGCGCCTGGACCGCGTACGAGGACTGGGCCGCGCGGGAGGGCCGGGCCGGCCGTCAGTAG
- a CDS encoding DUF742 domain-containing protein — protein sequence MTPPRRQRRSPGPDRPAAPAPPGAPAKEGEVRNPERLFVIGGEGGGERADIDLVTLIVARADPPVSATPEQAALLRLCAAPLSVAELSAYLSLPFSVVTVLLTDLLASELVQARAPIVRQKVADRNLLEAVMHGLQKL from the coding sequence ATGACTCCTCCCAGGCGCCAGAGGCGATCCCCCGGGCCCGACCGGCCCGCCGCGCCCGCCCCTCCCGGCGCGCCCGCCAAGGAGGGCGAGGTCCGCAACCCCGAGCGGCTCTTCGTCATCGGCGGTGAGGGAGGCGGCGAACGCGCCGACATCGACCTCGTCACCCTGATCGTGGCCCGCGCCGACCCCCCGGTGTCCGCCACACCGGAGCAGGCCGCCCTGCTCCGGCTGTGCGCCGCACCCCTGTCCGTGGCCGAGCTGTCGGCCTATCTGAGCCTGCCGTTCAGTGTGGTGACCGTGCTGCTCACCGACCTGCTGGCGTCGGAACTGGTGCAGGCCCGCGCCCCGATCGTCCGCCAGAAGGTCGCCGACCGAAACCTCCTCGAAGCGGTGATGCATGGACTTCAAAAGCTCTGA
- a CDS encoding roadblock/LC7 domain-containing protein, translating into MLRDLYDGVPGIEMIVVLSADGLRIARYSGDPDAADRVAAACAGLQSLASAVSQEIPTSDGDMKMVLIEMNGGYFYLMAAGPNAYLAVLSDVRCEPGRMGLSMADLVARIGPHLTSPARRNGQTV; encoded by the coding sequence ATGCTCCGGGACCTCTACGACGGCGTCCCGGGCATCGAGATGATCGTGGTGCTCTCCGCCGACGGCCTGCGCATCGCCCGCTACTCCGGGGACCCGGACGCCGCCGACCGGGTCGCCGCCGCCTGCGCGGGCCTGCAGAGCCTGGCGAGCGCCGTCAGCCAGGAGATCCCCACCAGCGACGGCGACATGAAGATGGTGCTCATCGAGATGAACGGCGGTTACTTCTACCTGATGGCCGCCGGTCCCAACGCCTATCTCGCCGTGCTCTCCGACGTCCGCTGCGAACCCGGCCGGATGGGCCTGAGCATGGCCGACCTGGTCGCCCGGATCGGCCCCCACCTCACCAGTCCGGCACGGCGCAACGGGCAGACCGTATGA
- a CDS encoding siderophore-interacting protein: MADRPARKPRKPHTAQVVRTERLTPHMQRVVLGGEGLSAFAADTCTDHYVKLLFPSGGATYPEPFDMERIREDFPREQWPVTRTYTVRHWDAEHREMTLDFVIHGDEGLAGPWAKRVRPGETVHFMGPGGAYAPDPAADWHLLAGDESALPAIARSLEALPDGARAYAFVEVEGPEEEQKIDSDVEVVWLHRAGRPVGQALAEAVRALEFPEGRLHAFVHGEAACVKELRRYLRLEREIPREDLSISGYWRLGHNEDGWQASKREWNARVEAEQEGATAA, translated from the coding sequence ATGGCAGACCGTCCGGCACGCAAGCCGCGCAAGCCGCACACCGCGCAGGTCGTCCGCACCGAGCGGCTGACCCCGCACATGCAGCGCGTGGTGCTCGGCGGCGAGGGACTCTCCGCGTTCGCGGCGGACACCTGCACCGACCACTATGTGAAGCTGCTCTTCCCCTCCGGGGGCGCGACCTACCCGGAGCCCTTCGACATGGAGCGGATCCGCGAGGACTTTCCCCGCGAGCAGTGGCCGGTGACCCGGACGTACACCGTCCGCCACTGGGACGCCGAGCACCGTGAGATGACGCTGGACTTCGTCATCCACGGCGACGAGGGGCTCGCCGGGCCCTGGGCGAAGCGGGTGCGGCCGGGCGAGACGGTCCACTTCATGGGCCCCGGCGGCGCCTACGCCCCCGACCCCGCCGCCGACTGGCACCTGCTCGCCGGTGACGAGAGCGCGCTGCCCGCTATCGCCCGCTCCCTGGAGGCGCTGCCCGACGGCGCTCGCGCGTACGCCTTCGTCGAGGTCGAGGGGCCCGAGGAGGAGCAGAAGATCGACTCCGACGTGGAGGTCGTCTGGCTGCACCGCGCCGGCCGTCCGGTCGGGCAGGCTCTGGCCGAGGCCGTGCGCGCCCTGGAGTTCCCCGAGGGCAGGCTGCACGCGTTCGTCCACGGCGAGGCGGCCTGCGTGAAGGAGCTGCGCCGGTACCTCCGCCTGGAGCGCGAGATTCCCCGCGAGGACCTGTCCATCTCCGGCTACTGGCGCCTCGGCCACAACGAGGACGGCTGGCAGGCCTCCAAGCGCGAGTGGAACGCCCGCGTCGAGGCCGAGCAGGAGGGCGCGACGGCCGCGTAA
- a CDS encoding quaternary amine ABC transporter ATP-binding protein produces MSARLEAENLYKVFGRKPDQAVERLRQGEDVREELRADGTTAAVIDASFTVEPGEIFVVMGLSGSGKSTLLRMLNGLSEPTAGHVRFGGQDLTALSDRELRMVRSMKISMVFQHFALFPHRSVRDNAAYGLEVQGVPRAERERRADEALALCGLAGWEKSWPDELSGGMQQRVGLARALATDADLLLMDESFSALDPLIRRDMQDQLLDLQKTLKKTIVFITHDLNEAMRLGDRIAMMRDGRIVQIGTAQDILIRPANDYVASFTKDVDRSRVLTTASVMETDVRGDEADCDCETATPETPFSELCAISARVPHAVAVVDGDRRLVGVVPAQRLIGFLGDDEDVVPGVCDSPRDKGGKKVISRA; encoded by the coding sequence GTGTCAGCCAGACTAGAGGCCGAGAACCTGTACAAGGTCTTCGGCAGGAAACCGGATCAGGCGGTCGAACGACTGCGCCAGGGCGAAGACGTCCGGGAGGAACTGCGCGCCGACGGCACCACCGCCGCCGTCATCGACGCGTCCTTCACCGTGGAGCCCGGCGAGATCTTCGTGGTCATGGGGCTGTCCGGATCAGGCAAGTCCACGCTGCTGCGCATGCTCAACGGTCTGTCGGAGCCGACCGCCGGGCACGTCCGCTTCGGGGGGCAGGACCTCACCGCGCTCAGCGACCGCGAGCTGCGCATGGTCCGTTCCATGAAGATCAGCATGGTCTTCCAGCACTTCGCGCTCTTCCCCCACCGCAGCGTCCGTGACAACGCTGCCTACGGTCTTGAAGTGCAGGGCGTGCCCCGCGCCGAGCGCGAACGCCGCGCCGACGAGGCGCTCGCCCTGTGCGGTCTGGCCGGCTGGGAGAAGTCCTGGCCCGACGAGCTGTCCGGCGGCATGCAGCAGCGCGTCGGCCTGGCCCGCGCGCTCGCCACCGACGCCGACCTGCTGCTGATGGACGAGTCCTTCAGCGCCCTCGACCCGCTGATCCGCCGCGACATGCAGGACCAGCTGCTCGACCTGCAGAAGACCCTGAAGAAGACCATCGTCTTCATCACCCACGACCTCAACGAGGCCATGCGCCTGGGCGACCGCATCGCCATGATGCGCGACGGCCGGATCGTGCAGATAGGCACCGCGCAGGACATCCTGATACGTCCCGCCAACGACTACGTCGCCTCCTTCACCAAGGACGTCGACCGCTCCCGCGTCCTGACCACGGCTTCCGTCATGGAGACCGACGTGCGCGGCGACGAGGCGGACTGCGACTGCGAGACCGCCACGCCCGAGACGCCGTTCTCGGAGCTGTGCGCGATCAGCGCCCGCGTGCCCCACGCGGTGGCGGTGGTCGACGGTGACCGCCGGCTGGTCGGCGTCGTCCCGGCCCAGCGGCTCATCGGCTTCCTCGGCGACGACGAGGACGTGGTCCCCGGTGTCTGCGACAGCCCGCGGGACAAGGGCGGCAAGAAGGTGATCAGCCGTGCCTAG
- a CDS encoding GNAT family N-acetyltransferase, translating to MPFLTRPVLAAGTFSGAPQPTLPTGDGLVLRPWRTEDAPAVHVAFQDPVMHQWHARAADSEEEVRGWITEWQGAWERERGVQWAVADAADDRLLGRVALREWVLGDGVAEVAYWTTADTRGRGVAARATRTLTHWALDEIGFQRLELLHAVANDASCRVAQKTGFALEGTKRKAVLHPDGWHDMHLHARVRGD from the coding sequence ATGCCCTTCCTGACACGCCCGGTCCTCGCGGCCGGCACCTTTTCCGGCGCGCCGCAGCCCACACTCCCCACCGGCGACGGGCTGGTGCTGCGTCCCTGGCGCACCGAGGACGCCCCCGCCGTGCACGTGGCCTTCCAGGACCCGGTGATGCACCAGTGGCACGCCCGCGCGGCCGACTCCGAGGAGGAGGTGCGGGGCTGGATCACCGAGTGGCAGGGCGCCTGGGAACGGGAGCGCGGCGTCCAGTGGGCCGTCGCGGACGCGGCGGACGACCGACTGCTCGGCCGGGTGGCGCTGCGCGAATGGGTGCTCGGTGACGGGGTGGCCGAGGTGGCCTACTGGACGACGGCCGACACCCGCGGCCGGGGCGTCGCCGCACGGGCCACCCGGACCCTGACCCACTGGGCGCTGGACGAGATCGGCTTCCAGCGCCTCGAACTCCTGCACGCGGTGGCCAACGACGCCTCGTGCCGGGTCGCCCAGAAGACCGGCTTCGCCCTGGAGGGCACCAAGCGCAAGGCCGTCCTCCACCCCGACGGGTGGCACGACATGCACCTGCACGCACGCGTACGCGGCGACTGA
- a CDS encoding cytochrome P450, which translates to MTPESHSPTGTGEPLLEPPPGCPAHGLGPGGLHRLHEAEDLEELYEKLREQHGPVAPALLHDDVPMWVVLGHAENLHMVSTPSQFCRDSRIWTPLNEGMVKPDHPLMPHIAWQPICSHAEGDEHKRLRGAVTSAMSDLDYRELRRHIKRYTQRVVNRFCEEGRADLVSQFAEHLPMGVMCHLLGMPEEYNDRLVEAARDTLKGTETAIASHAYVMEALGRLTATRRADPADDIAGRLVTHPAGLTDDEVREHLRVVLLAAYEATVNLIGNVMRVVLTDPGFRAQLSGGQMTVPQAVEQSLWDEPPFSTVFAYFAKQETELGGQRIRAGDGLLLGIAPGNVDPRIRPDLDASMMGNRAHLAFGGGPHECPGQDIGRAIADAGIDALLMRLPDLQLDCDEDDLRWRSSIASRHLVELPVRFEPRAQQDIMQQPSHAPTPERHAPWHVGLPKPERRAQPPLPTQPPQPVSVTAAEPQQAPGAGQPRPRGALQRFLLWWRGY; encoded by the coding sequence GTGACGCCTGAAAGCCACTCCCCGACCGGAACGGGCGAACCCCTGCTCGAACCACCGCCCGGCTGCCCCGCGCACGGCCTCGGGCCGGGCGGACTGCACCGGCTCCACGAGGCGGAAGACCTGGAGGAGCTGTACGAGAAGCTGCGCGAGCAGCACGGGCCGGTGGCGCCCGCGCTGCTCCACGACGACGTACCCATGTGGGTGGTCCTCGGGCACGCCGAGAACCTGCACATGGTGAGCACCCCCTCCCAGTTCTGCCGCGACAGCCGGATCTGGACCCCGCTCAACGAGGGCATGGTCAAGCCCGACCATCCCCTCATGCCGCACATCGCCTGGCAGCCCATCTGCTCGCACGCCGAGGGCGACGAACACAAGCGGCTGCGCGGCGCGGTCACCAGTGCCATGTCCGACCTCGACTACCGGGAGCTGCGCCGGCACATCAAGCGCTACACCCAGCGCGTCGTCAACCGCTTCTGCGAGGAGGGCCGCGCCGACCTGGTCAGCCAGTTCGCCGAGCACCTGCCGATGGGCGTGATGTGCCATCTGCTCGGCATGCCCGAGGAGTACAACGACCGGCTGGTGGAGGCCGCCCGCGACACCCTCAAGGGCACCGAGACGGCGATCGCCAGCCACGCCTACGTCATGGAGGCGCTGGGACGGCTCACCGCCACCCGCCGGGCCGACCCGGCCGACGACATCGCGGGCCGCCTGGTCACCCACCCGGCCGGGCTCACCGACGACGAGGTCCGCGAACACCTGCGGGTGGTGCTGCTGGCCGCCTACGAGGCGACCGTCAACCTGATCGGCAACGTGATGCGCGTCGTGCTCACCGACCCGGGCTTCCGCGCCCAGCTCAGCGGCGGCCAGATGACGGTGCCCCAGGCGGTCGAGCAGTCCCTGTGGGACGAGCCGCCGTTCAGCACCGTCTTCGCCTACTTCGCCAAGCAGGAGACGGAACTCGGCGGCCAGCGCATCCGGGCCGGCGACGGCCTGCTGCTCGGCATCGCGCCGGGCAACGTCGACCCGCGCATCCGTCCCGACCTGGACGCCAGCATGATGGGCAACCGCGCCCACCTCGCCTTCGGCGGCGGCCCGCACGAATGCCCGGGGCAGGACATCGGGCGGGCCATCGCCGACGCCGGCATCGACGCGCTGCTGATGCGGCTGCCCGACCTCCAGCTCGACTGCGACGAGGACGACCTGCGCTGGCGGTCGTCGATCGCCTCGCGGCACCTGGTGGAACTGCCGGTCCGTTTCGAGCCCAGGGCGCAGCAGGACATCATGCAGCAGCCGAGTCACGCCCCGACCCCGGAACGGCACGCACCCTGGCACGTCGGCCTGCCGAAGCCGGAACGGCGGGCACAGCCGCCGCTGCCCACGCAGCCGCCGCAGCCCGTGTCGGTGACGGCCGCCGAGCCTCAGCAGGCACCGGGAGCGGGGCAGCCCCGCCCCCGCGGTGCCTTGCAGCGCTTCCTGCTCTGGTGGCGCGGCTACTGA
- a CDS encoding sensor histidine kinase: MVSVDSPPGRRELPYARTLLLPAILMAAATGAAVALVTEPARLAVGLCGAVATVLVIAAAAEAVRRGRALRAQRAEHARHTAYLEHRAASHHEEMVRLGAEVLPDLLNFMRRGVTPRELMGRLGEVNPAYAELGEPQRKLIRMVCEIVDHEDAMRESAERSFVDIARRVQAIVHQQQKELREMEEDHGRNPEVFDDLLRIDHGTSLIGRLADSISVIGGGRPGRQWPEPVALYSVLRGAMSRILEYRRINLASIAKVNIKGTAVEPVIHAAAELLDNATRYSPPAAKVHVTATEVQSGVCIEIEDAGVSLSEESRGRIEGLLEQAKRGTDVQDLAHHPRLGLSVVGRLCTQFGMDVSLRASAYGGVRAILIVPSKMMTTEPGVGLAHGIGATSIPTPGPDALPGPERKPKKRRPTSPRIPATVSLEDDVPEVTEWTAGGLPQRRSRVKMPLSQRLAEQAAWEREDAEREARQAAERARNGIPAPAEPEPAQDKDQGGLPPGHFIGAFWEGLKQHPGSTRAHQESSSNEPAHAPADDEGNLK; this comes from the coding sequence GCGGTGCCGTCGCCACCGTCCTGGTGATCGCCGCGGCCGCCGAAGCGGTACGCCGCGGACGCGCGCTGCGGGCCCAGCGCGCCGAACACGCCCGTCACACCGCGTATCTGGAGCACCGGGCCGCGAGCCATCACGAGGAGATGGTCCGCCTCGGCGCCGAAGTCCTCCCCGACCTCCTGAACTTCATGCGCAGGGGCGTCACACCCCGCGAGCTGATGGGCCGCCTCGGCGAGGTGAACCCCGCCTACGCCGAACTCGGCGAACCCCAGCGCAAGCTGATCCGGATGGTCTGCGAGATCGTCGACCACGAGGACGCCATGCGCGAGTCCGCCGAGCGCTCCTTCGTCGACATCGCCCGCCGGGTCCAGGCGATCGTCCACCAGCAGCAGAAGGAACTCCGCGAGATGGAGGAGGACCACGGGCGCAACCCCGAGGTCTTCGACGACCTCCTGCGCATCGACCACGGCACCTCGCTGATCGGCCGACTCGCCGACTCCATCTCCGTGATCGGCGGCGGCCGGCCCGGACGCCAGTGGCCCGAACCGGTCGCCCTCTACAGCGTGCTGCGCGGCGCCATGTCCCGGATCCTGGAGTACCGCCGGATCAACCTGGCCTCCATCGCCAAGGTCAACATCAAGGGCACCGCCGTCGAACCGGTCATCCACGCGGCGGCCGAACTCCTCGACAACGCCACCCGCTACTCACCGCCCGCGGCCAAGGTGCACGTGACCGCGACCGAGGTGCAGAGCGGTGTGTGCATCGAGATCGAAGACGCCGGCGTCAGCCTCAGCGAGGAGTCCCGCGGCCGCATCGAGGGCCTGCTGGAGCAGGCCAAGCGCGGCACCGACGTGCAGGACCTCGCCCACCACCCGCGCCTGGGCCTGTCCGTGGTCGGCCGGCTGTGCACCCAGTTCGGCATGGACGTCTCGCTGCGGGCCTCCGCGTACGGCGGCGTCCGCGCCATCCTCATCGTGCCCAGCAAGATGATGACCACCGAGCCCGGCGTCGGCCTCGCCCACGGCATCGGCGCCACCTCGATCCCCACCCCCGGCCCCGACGCCCTGCCCGGACCGGAGCGCAAGCCCAAGAAGCGCCGCCCCACCAGCCCCCGGATCCCCGCCACGGTGTCCCTGGAGGACGACGTTCCCGAGGTGACCGAGTGGACGGCGGGCGGGCTCCCGCAGCGCCGCAGCCGGGTCAAGATGCCGCTCAGCCAGCGCCTCGCCGAGCAGGCCGCGTGGGAGCGGGAGGACGCCGAACGCGAGGCCCGGCAGGCCGCCGAGCGCGCCCGCAACGGCATCCCGGCGCCCGCGGAGCCGGAACCCGCGCAGGACAAGGACCAGGGCGGCCTCCCGCCCGGCCACTTCATCGGCGCCTTCTGGGAGGGGCTCAAGCAGCACCCGGGCAGCACGCGCGCCCACCAGGAGTCCAGCAGCAACGAGCCGGCCCACGCCCCGGCAGACGACGAGGGGAACCTCAAGTGA